A region of the Phaseolus vulgaris cultivar G19833 chromosome 11, P. vulgaris v2.0, whole genome shotgun sequence genome:
GCAGGCCAGTTCTGCAACCTACTTGCAACCGAGTTCCTAACCTTGAGAGGAGAAATTCAATCAAGAAAGTGTCACCAAAATCACCTTTTCCACCATCACCACCACTTCCAATCAAGACCTCATTGACACCTCCTGTTTCTCCAAAGTCTGAGTCCCCTAGGCCTCCACCTATAAAGAGAGGTAATGATAGTAATGGACTGAACTCAAGTTCTGAAAAGATTGTGACCCCAAGACACACCATCAAAACTCCAACTCTAGAGAGGAAAAAGTCTAAGAGTTTTAAGGAAGGATCATGTTGCACTTTGGTTTCTTCTGCCTCCATAGAGGCATCATTAAGCTACTCTTCCACTCTGATCACTGAATCCCCAGGGAGCATAGCTGCAGTGAGGAGGGAACAGATGGCATTGCAGCATGCACAGAGAAAAATGAAGATTGCCCATTATGGAAGATCAAAGTCTGCAAAGTTTGAAAAAGTTGTTCCTCTTGATATTTCAACCAATCTTACATCGAAGACATGTGAGGAGGAGAAGAGATGCAGCTTTATTACAGCTAATTCAGGTAACTGAATTCAAAGTTCAGTGCAATTTGATTCCCACCTTTTATACTTCTGCAATGTGCTAATCTCAATGTCTCTTTTGCTACATAGATCCCGTCTATATTGCTTATCATGATGAAGAATGGGGAGTTCCAGTTCATGATGACAAGTAAGTTATCATCTTAGTTGGAAAAATTTTACAACAAACACTTCCAAAACGAATTAAATTTTTCTATAGACTAAAGTTTAtacacaaattcaaattaacttttgaaaatgttaaataacaaagcttctataaattaaaatttcaacttGTAAGAAACTCAATTCATTCTACCATCATACTTTCTTCTCCTGTAAATATTTATTGAGAAATTTATCCAAGGAGCAGAACCTTTGACCAAACCAAAGATATGTAGAGACAAGTGATGATTAACAAAAACATTATTGTGTGTACAGGATGTTGTTTGAACTTCTAGTTGTAAGTGGTGCACAGGTTGGATCAGATTGGACCTCAATCTTGAAGAAACGTCAGGATTTCAGGTTGGATTCTGCAGAAAGAAACATACAAATGCTTCATTGCACAGCACACCATCTTGTACCTTTCTTTTGATGGGGTCCCCTTAAATAAAGCAACTgaacaattttaaattatttgcaGGACTGCATTTTCAGAATTTGATGCAGCAACCTTGGCCAACATGACTGATAAGCAAATGGTATCTATTAGTTTGGAATATGGAATTGATATAAGCAGAGTTCGAGGTGTTGTTGACAATGCTAACAGAATTTCAGAGGTAACTAAGAATCAAGCCTAAAAAAGGGCACCCTTTTACTCTATCTTTTCTAATTGGTCTCTCTTATTTACACACATTATGGCCCTCCAAGACCACTAGTTTTCATGAATTAAGTGAATATTCTCTTGACAAAAAAAACAGATTAGTTAAAGAGTATCAATGATGAGAAGTACAATAATGAGTTTTTCATTCCACTGCATTTTGCTACTTTCTCTTCAATTCACCAGTAGACAAGAAAGTTTGCATATGAACAAGTTTCAGTAGGACATAGATTTTAATGTCTGGCCCCATATAAATTGATTGATCCCTATGTTAAATTTTCCAACCGCATCAACCATGTGAGACATGTCTTTTAATGTAATTACTATTATATGACAATTTATAATtggataaaactgaaaaaaaaagagtatacCATGATATATTCTAACTTAAAAACAATTTGtaactacaatttttttttctctctctctctcttagtTGCTAATTTCTTCTGCTCAAGTGTTACATTTTAATAGAGGAGACACAGAAAGAGACATGTAGTATAAATGCATATTGGGCTAATTTATGTGATAACACGTTATGTGGTGAATGAATCAAGATATAGATTTTTAACAATCTCTTTCTGAATTGAGTGATTACAGATTAACAAGGACTTTGGTTCATTTGACAAGTACATTTGGGGTTTTGTCAATCACAAACCCATCTCCACGCAATACAAGTTTGGCCACAAGATCCCAGTGAAGACATCAAAGTCAGATAGCATAAGCAAAGACATGCTCAGGAGAGGCTTTAGGTTTGTAGGTCCAACAGTTCTTCACTCATTTATGCAAGCAGCTGGGCTCACCAATGACCACTTAATCACTTGCCATAGACACTTGCAATGCACCAGAGAGTCCTCCCTATAGTTCCAACTTCAACTCAGAAAAGTGAATTGACCCAGAGGAGATCAAGACAGAGATTATGTGTGCTGAAGAGCATATAGATATATGTGTGTAATGTGCTAACTATAGTTGTGATATTACTTTGTGTATAATATTAGACTAGATTAGATAGGGAGAGaggcagaaaaaaaaaaagggttTTCTGATTTCATGATTTCATGAGGTGTGTGGAGTTGAATGACAGTTTGGTTGCGGTTAATTAATTTCCAATTGATGGTTTAAGAAAATGATTACTAGAAgatgaagaatttttttttatcagcaaagaataaataaaataaaatgagatatttcAAGAatgttccaacccttatacaaaaccccAAAATCAAGTTTCCTAGTACCCTACCAACTAGAAATCCGACAGACAATGCACTACAGGTCAAAGATAAAATTTCAGATAGGATACAGAAACCCAACAAATACAGTTACCTCACCCCACCAAATATGTCACACCCTCAATCAAGGACATACATCCAACAACTAAATACATCTAACAACTAAAACAAAGTCTTTGGCAACAGGTTGAAATACCATACCCATGTGTCAAGCACAACAAACCAATACAATACATAACATCTAAACAACTAATCCATATCTTTGTAGCAGGCTGAGTTGTACCAAAAATCCAATTACAAACATCAACAACCCGATCCTACGAGGAGGATGCATAAGCTGGAAAAAACCGCAAAAAACACTTAACAGCTTCCCAATCTGGCCACACCAGTAACTAAAAAGAGCCACAATCCTTTTTCCTTAGCTCAAATATCATACAGATTCCAACATcaaaccgagaagaagaagaatgttTAGGATGGTGTTATTAAGTAGTGAGGCTTAGGGGACAGTGAACCATGTGCATGTGGTATTGTAAATTTTCTAAcatcaaacactacaagaaaatcactaaataaaaaataattggtcactatattaactaaattagatattattttagagactaaaaaaattattggtatctaaagtagtttctattattcataaaatttataaattagttttaaattggtatctaattagctactaagattttagctactaattactttggattctaaagttggtaacTAAAATATCAGTATccaattagatactaatttagaaactagtttataaattttattaacaataatttttttagtctctaaaatagtatctaatttaattaatataataactaattattttttatttctaaattttttatgcaaactaaTAAAATTTGCGAATTTGAATTTGGTACAAACTCTAATGGGATATAAATTCTTAAGATTGTCATATTTGGCTAATCATGGTGGCATATCCTTTGCTCACAAAAGCAATGATAACTTAAGTTTTAAATCATGGTGGTATATTCAAACAACATTGGTTAACTATATATATAGAGATACAACTTTCATGCAGAACACTTTGGCTGCATCTTCTTGTTAAAACCAAGACCAAATAAAATTTTAGCAGCTCACATTTCTGCAGTTGATGCATCAATGGCTTCCAACATTAATGAATAGTTTCAAGTATTTGGCCACCCCATCATCCTGGAGCAAAATCCAATTGAGTAAGCCAGTTATCCAAAAACATAAAATGTGGAGCAACACTGATTCTATACTATGACAGTGCAGACATGTCATAGGCTTCAAATTCTCTGGTAAGGTGATAATATCCATGTGACTTGGCATAGGTAGCTCTGGGGAAGCAATGTGTTAGAATGGTCACTCATTGTCGAGTCTCTCTTAACTCACACACTCAATATTATCGAGAATTTCTCAATTCATATATTCAATGTTATTGATGTGAACTTGATAACttctatataaaaaagttaGTTTAATAAAGTGAAAATTACTCAACTTGTATACTTGATTTTATCTCtagtttattataattttcacTTAAAGTAGtggattttttataataattttgaatcataaagattttttataaaaatttgaactagttttgaattatatatatatatatatatatatatatttataatgttATATTTTACTATAAACTAGTTCAAATCCAACAATCGTAAGTGAACTAAGGTATATCTATtaaatggaaaagaaaaataaaataaaagcattattattaattttttgaatcataatattaaattaataacataaatattatatataaaataactattaaaataacAGTACAATATAAGAAAgacataaagaaaataaattaaatatacaaatatatatgaaaaattatgtaaattttcACAAGAGAATTAAACCATTACTTCACAAGAGAATTAGACGCTAATCCATTCGTCTTAATGGTAATTAGATAATGCATATTAACCACACTAGTTTGAGTGAATcattttaatcatttatttattatacacACATTTTATGGTTCTATTACTATCTCCCCTCTTTTGTTCCACAAATTCCTCTCAAGAACTCCTAGTGTTTATGATGATGGATGGTGATCCAATCAAGAACAAGCTATTTTCAATAttcatttcttatttatttcCTAACCAAGGAaaaattctcttttcttctttgtttctttgtttctttgtttttcaaattttcaaaattcaaagatGTGTCTTCATTGATATACATGCAGGGGAAACATATCATTGTTTCTCTTGTTCAATCTCAGATAGCCTATGAAGTTATAAAAGGTTTTATTGATATTTCATTTAACTTTTAGTTTTGACATATATAGCATCTCTTTTTTATTATACATGATGAAATGGTTTTGATTTCTAATAATTGTAAACATTATATCATACATGTATTTGACTTTTACCACacttaatttgtttattttttacattccATTATGAATTGAGCATTGTTTCTTCATCAATTTGATGCTTGTATACAATTAATTTGTTTATGACTTCCTTTTTCCTCTATGTGGACTTGAAACTACAACACATTTTACTTAAttcatcttttttttataattatatatgtattttgaaCAAATAGCTACTTATTTTTACAACTTTTCTATTACAACTTTTggtcaaaaaaaataaaacaattgttTCTTAATTTGTTATCAAATATAGCCAATAACGAGAGGAAATAAACCTAGAAATATGTTTAATAGGACATGACATTGAAACAATAGTTTACATGCAAGATatcctttaatttttaatatttgtgtttgtagAAATTCCTCTTAAAAGGTGTCATTGCATTGTTGATCAAAACCTACCCAAAGCTCCAATTTTACCTAAAGTAAGAGTTATTTGTTCTTTCATTTAAGCATAAATTTTTAACCATGATGATGATTAGTggaaattaattgaatttcaaATGCAGATTCTTGAGATGAATAGGCTTATGCAAATTCATCAAATAATTTAGAAAGTCATAtccaaaaagaaaattaatactacaagaaaatcatcaaatagaaaccaatttttagagaccaaaataattagttacaataggaactaaaatagagaccattttagaaactaaaaaaaatttggtttctaaattagtttctattattttctattattgttaaatagtttctaaattggtatctaattagcaactaaggttttagataccaattatttagtttctaaatttagtctctaataccttggttgctaattagataccaatttaaaaactatttaacaataatagaaaataatagaaactaatttagaaaccaattttttttttagtttctaaaatggtctctaatttagttactattgcaactaattattttggtttctagaaattggtttctatttcatgattttcttgtagtgtaatatGCAAATCATGGTTAGATAAAGTGAGTACAAAACCAATAGAGAAAGAGAAATAGAAAAGTTTCTAAAACTAATGCAAAGGTGACAAGTAAACCAACATTTAAACCTCACCAATTTTGCAGATCATAACAATATTTCTGATTTTTCCACTACTCAACACCCAAATCCAAGTGCAAGAATGCTTTCAAATCACAATCCTTCAAGCACATCATCAGAAGAAATAGCAAAACCTACAAGGAAATTTCCTTTACCTGCACGAAACACCATTCAAGGTCTTAGAAGTGGCACTAGCTCTAGCTGTGAAAGTTTAGAGAGCATTTGTAATGCACATATCAAGCCACATACTAGAGGTGATGTGAGGTGGGATGCAATTAACATGGTTGCTAAGGGTAATGATCTTAATCTCAGTCATTTCAGGCTTCTGAAGCGTGTTGGATATGGTGATATTGGAAGTGTGTACCTTGTGGAACTTAAAGAAAGCAAAGCATTCTTTGCCATGAAAGTTATGGACAAGGAATCACTTGCTAGTAGAAACAAGCTTTTGAGGGCACAAACAGAAAGAGAGATTCTTGGACTTCTCGACCACCCTTTTTTACCAACtttatattcttattttgaGACTACTAAGTACTATTGTTTGGTCATGGAGTTTTGTAGTAGTGGCAGTTTGCATTCTCTTCGGCTGAAGCAACCCAACAAGCATTTCACTGAAGAAGCTACTCGGTTAGTTACTTAAACACACATATACATTGCACTTGGATTCCACCAAAGTGTATGCTACAATACTTATTAGTCATGATTATGTGTATTAAGAAGCGCACTTTAAGCCTAAcacaacctcataaa
Encoded here:
- the LOC137830246 gene encoding uncharacterized protein, with the protein product MCSSKNKVTVGIKATATAKYPEARINGRPVLQPTCNRVPNLERRNSIKKVSPKSPFPPSPPLPIKTSLTPPVSPKSESPRPPPIKRGNDSNGLNSSSEKIVTPRHTIKTPTLERKKSKSFKEGSCCTLVSSASIEASLSYSSTLITESPGSIAAVRREQMALQHAQRKMKIAHYGRSKSAKFEKVVPLDISTNLTSKTCEEEKRCSFITANSDPVYIAYHDEEWGVPVHDDKMLFELLVVSGAQVGSDWTSILKKRQDFRTAFSEFDAATLANMTDKQMVSISLEYGIDISRVRGVVDNANRISEINKDFGSFDKYIWGFVNHKPISTQYKFGHKIPVKTSKSDSISKDMLRRGFRFVGPTVLHSFMQAAGLTNDHLITCHRHLQCTRESSL